ATACGAACGTTATGATGCCAGACATTACACCCTGGTCATagccaaaaagaaagacacCCAGTGATACAAACACACTCGTGAAGTAACTAGACATACACCCGAGTCAGTAATAATGATACAACAACTGGCCTTTGAGGCACTCACAGCAATGGCTTTCCGACTAAACCGTGCATCCGGACGTGTAGTTCATCTCTGGGTGTCATTATGGCGGCCAGAACGCGTTCAACACTTGAAATGTGCCGTGTGGGAGGGTTTGGTATTCTGATCTTTTCAATATCAATCCCAGAACGCTCGTTACTCGGGTTTGACGGATGGTGGACGTGTTTGGGCTGCTTCCTTCGTTCTTTTCGACGCAAGAGCTGTCGGTCTAAGGAATTGCGAAGATGAATCTGCAACGGATCTTCAGCCCCAGCGAACTGCTCGGCGAGGTCCCCGGTGTCTGACCAGGTTGAGAAGTCAGACCCAACCGACCGAGTAGACGAGTGGGAAGGCCGTTGACTACCCTTCTCGCTAGACTCCAGTAACTTGGCCGAAGATATCGAGCGGGAATCAGAGGGTATTGAATTGAGGCGTATACAAGAGGCGCGTGGGGAAGAAGTCGGAGAAATGATGGCGGTAGTGATGGGCTGAACCTCGCAGCCCTTTTTCCCGGAGAAAAGAATGCGGAGTCGATAGAATTAATGATATCGATAAGAGGTTCTCCGCGAGGAGTCAGCAACAGTACCACTTGGGCACAGCCTTGAAAGTCACTGTACTAGACCGCGATAGTGCACCACTAAGGTGATGTGGCCGGGACTAGCTACGTAAAGTCACACGGGACGCAGGATGACGAAGTACGGTGATGGGTCAGACGGAGAATTGGAGGCGGGTGCGTTTGGGCAAAGGTAAAGGTCCCAAGCCAAGCAAGAGAGCATTACACAGCCAAAGAAAGTCAAATATAGAATGGAACAGAGGGATGATGATTTTCATCAAATCTTTTTTCGAGAATCTAGGTTAATGTAGGtaattttttgggggggggggggaatcaAATAGAACGAAATACAACAGTAGAAAAAAGTGGACAAGCAAGTCTAATAACGAGGTCCAATATGTTATGTTGTACTATGTATTGCCAAGTGGTATTGGATTTGTACGCATATGGGGGGTCCGTGCTAGTCCTAATAAATACTAGATCGCATCGTCCAATGCGGGATGGATCGACAGATGAGTTGCTATTTACGTACACTTCTAAAATAGCTGTGTAGTATATGTAAAAAATAGAGATAGGTAGGTAAATAACATGAAGAGAAAATGTAAGTCAAATATGCAGAATCGGTTCAATtagaaaaccaaaaaagaaaagaaaactcCTTTGGTTCTCGAACAAAGAACAACCGTTTTTACCCCATGTCGTCGGGTATCGCTTGTGTATGTACATAGATGCATGTAAGTCTAATAAAACAAGATTATATGCCTAGAACGCCCTGCACCGAATGAACAatggaaaagaagaaaataaAGAAACGTAGGTATCAAAAAACCTGTCATATAAACTATTAAGTGAGAAGAATGTCATATCCATCACTTTGAATATGGACAGTGTCTGCAGGATTTGCATACCGTCGGCGCACCAGCTCAAAAATGATCAGGCCAGCACTGGTGCTAGGTACTTGGCGAAGAGAGCTCCCGATAAACCCACGGAACAACCAGGAGGGCCAGCCCCCGGCCCGGGCAGCCTTCCGCTTGCATCTCTTGAAGGTCTCCTGATAGGCGTGGTAGTATAATCGTATCATCTTCTGGCGCGAGGGTATGAAACTAGCCTGGTGATCCAGATATTCCAGTCGACCCAGGTGAAGATCTTGAATCCTACTTAGTGGATGCTGAATGGTTTGCTGAGCGATCGATGCCACAACACCAGCCATCATCAGGAAACATGGCTCCAATGCGTAGTGGGGTTTGATGAGCGGCACACCGCGATTACtagactcggatgatgaaaGGATGCCCACACGATCGACTTGCAGGGAACCATAGTACCAAGTGACAAAGGAATAGTAGGACTGTGACTTGATGTATTCGAACGAAGAAAAGAACACAGCATAACCAAGTGAATCCCGCATAAAGGACAGGCTCCAGCCTGCAAAGACCCCGCGGAGACCAATCTGTTTGAGCTTATGGTGGCCATAATGCCACATACTCCGGTACTGACCCTCCAGCATGTCACTGGTTTGAAACCGAACCTGCAAGGCGTCTAGCGGGGCGGCTACAATGGACTGAATTGTGCCGGCGATAAATCCAGCTGCGAATGTTGCAGATGGAGGAGCCGGGGGCCAGACTCGCTTGACCCCTTGCGACACAGGTTCATGCAGGGCTCCCAACCCCTGGAGATAGGACGTATAGAGAACAGCACCAACGCTGGTAAATATTGTTAGTGCTTTCAAATTAACTAAAGACCTGTACTGGGGAATGTCTCACCCAGCATTTGCCATCAAGGGTGGAAGCACTTGATTCGGGATAAATCGCCAGCCGTATGTTCGAACGGCGTGGATCAATAATCCCGGGGTTGTCGTATGCAGAGACCATTTGCCTTCGGCGACACGGGGGTTCACAGCTCTTGCAAATGCCTGTTTTAAATGATGAGTAACGAAGGCTTGTGATGGATTGATTGTATTCTCTCATCTAATGTATGTTTGTGGGAGGATGTACCATGTAACTAGGTGAAATATTGTCAATACAAAGATCATTAGGTCCACAGATACTACATACTCGACACGCATACGGAAGAAAGCTTTGATCGGTGCTCTGAAATAAAAGGCCACGATCTGTGCACTGAGAGCGCGAACGCCTGCAGCAGATGCTCCGGTAGCTGCATCGTTGCGAGAAATCCTTCGCGAGCTTCCTGGGAGTTCACCGAGATGAGGCTCGAGAAGAATGGAAGCTATCGGAGAATTCATTGTTTACAGACAACTAAAAAGCCACAGTGTACATCGTAGGGAAGGGTGCCTATGGGGTCTCAAAGAAAGACTAGGTCAATGTCGATGGCGAATTCCAAAGCGTGGGATGTAGGCGGGAAAGAGGGCAGCATCACAGGGTGTGATTTTTATCCAATCAAATGACCACGTAAAGGCTCACATAGGCCATGTCGACTTGAAAGTTGAAAATAAAACGAAAGTCAGTGAAAAGAGATATCAACCAACCCTGTTGacaagagaagagagaaaatagCGCTAGTCCAAAAATGGTAGTACTTAGATACGGCAGTTGAGAGAGACCTAAAGCGTAAGAACGCGCTTTTCGCGTTCGCTTTCTCCCAAGACATGCAATTCTATCTTTGTCTTTTCTTCCACAACCTAGCTTCATCGGTGTCTTGTCTCTCATCATCGCAGCTGTCGCATTGATGCTGCCTTCATCGCCCATCTACCTTATTCTTTATCCTCAACAAATTAACACCCAGACATACCTACAATAGCTCCTTCGCTTCTACACCGAGCTCTCTTGCTATTAAGTCAGTTTCTCACTGCGGCATACCTTGCTCGCACTAGGCTGTTACCATGGCTGATGAGATTGTTATTGATAATAACAACTTTTTCAACCGCCTTTTTAGTTTCTATGCGTCATGGAAGGCCGACAGGCGCTCCGGCAATGCCCTCTTTGGCAATGCAGGGTCCATCGTCATTCTAATGGGCAAAACTGATGAGGAGAACTCATTCCAGAAGAATAATGCGATGCATGTATGTGAATCATCCTTCAAAGTCCTATTTTGGTGCCCTATAGCCCAAGAGCTTCATGACATCGTTACTAATTGACTTTGTGCTTAGTTCTGGCTTTTGGGTTATGAATTCCCAGCTACACTGTTTGTTCTCACAGCTGAAGCGATTTATGTGGTCACCACAGCCAAGAAAGGTGATTATCAATGCATGGACTTTTGCACACTGTATAACTGATGTGAACAAACATAAGCGAAACATCTCGAGCCGCTGAAAGAAGGAAGGATTCCGGTCGAGATCCTGGTCACTGCCAAAGACCCAGAATCAAAGACCAAAGCGTTTGATAAATGCTTGGATATCATCAAGGGTGCAGGGGTGAGTCAAAACAACCCTTGAAACACTGGTTTTATTTGCCTTCCACTAACCACACAACAACTGCAGAACAAAGTTGGCACTTTACCGAAAAACACCGCTTCAGGGCCCTTCGCAGATGAATGGAAACGTGCATTTGCGGAACTATCGAAAGAAGTGGAAGAGGTTGACATAGCACCTGCGCTCTCAGCTGCTTTTGCAATCAAAGATTCTGATGAATTGGTGTGTTTATCTATGACAGCGTGTTTAACAAGTGGCTTTTGCTGATACAGACTTAAAGGTTTCAATCCGCAATGCTTCGAGAGCTTGCAGTGGCCTCATGTCAGAGTACTTCGTCGATGAGATGTCACGTTTGCTCgacgaagaaaagaagatgacACACAAGGCCCTTGCTGCAAAGGTTGATGCAAAGATTGACGATGGGAAATTCTTCAACAAGCTGGCGCGGCTGCCCTCGGAATTTGATTCTCAGCAAATCGACTGGGCCTACGGGCCTGTAATTCAAAGTGGAGGAGCCTATGATCTCAAGCTCACAGCGACTCCCGACAATAAAAACCTTGAACCTGGCATCATTTTGTCTAGCTTTGGAATCAGATACAAGACATACAGCTCGCTCATTGGGCGTACTTATTTGGTTGACCCAACCAAATCACAAGAAGCAAATTATGCCTTGCTGCTAAGTCTCCATGAAGCAACCATGAAAGAGGTTCGAGATGGTGTGGTTGCTAAGGACGTTTACAACAAGGCACTCAGCCTtgtccgtaccaagaagcCTGAGCTGGAGGGACACTTTGTCAAGAACGTTGGCGCAGGGATTGGAATCGAGCTCCGGGATGCCAACATGGTTCTCAATGCCAAGAACAATCGCGTCTTAAAAAACGGCATGACGCTGTCTATTACGATCGGACTGACTGATGTGAAGGATCCAGACTCAAAGAATGCCAAGAATGGTGGCTATTCTATGGTCATCACCGATACGGTTCGTGTCGGGGAAAGTGGGCCTCACATTTTTACCAAAGACGCCGGTATTGACATGGACTCAATCTCATTCTATTTCGGGGATGAAGAAGAACCCGAGAAGcctgtgaaggagaaaaaagaggCGAAGTCTGGCGCGACTGCTGGCAGAAACGTCACAAGAACCAAACTTCGTGCTGAAAGACCCACTCAGGTCAATGAGGGAGCTGAAGCCCGTCGTCGAGAGCATCAGAAAGAGCTGGCTGCgaaaaagacaaaggaaGGCTTGGATCGGTTCACTGGTACTACTGGAGACGAGAATGGGGTGGCACAGAAGAAATTCAAGCGCTTTGAATCTTACAAGCGCGACAACCAACTCCCTACGAAGGTCAAAGACCTTACAGTGTATGTCGACCTCAAGACTTCAACCGTGATTGTGCCTATCATGGGCCGACCAGTCCCCTTCCATATCAACACCATAAAGAACGCCAGCAAAAGCGACGAAGGGGAATACGCCTACCTGCGAATCAACTTCCTGTCTCCAGGTCAGGGTGTGGGTCGAAAGGATGACCAGCCCTTTGAGGACTTGTCAGCTCATTTCGTTCGCAACCTCACTCTCCGATCCAAGGATAATGACCGGCTTGCACGAGTTGCCCAGGATATCACTGAACTTCGCAAGACGGCATTGAGACGAGAGCAGGAGAAAAAGGAATTGGAAGATGTTGTTGAGCAGGATAAACTTGTTGAAATTAGAAACCGACGCCCAGTGAAACTCCCTGACGTATACCTCAGACCTCCCTTGGATGGAAAGCGTGTTCCGGGAGAAGTCGAGATTCATCAAAATGGTCTTCGGTACCTATCGCCCTTCCGCAATGAACATGTCGACGTGCTCTTTAGCAACGTGAAGCATCTGTTCTTCCAACCATGTGCCCATGAATTGATCGTTCTCATCCATGTGCATCTCAAGACGCCCATCATGATTGGAAAGcgaaagacaaaggatattcAATTCTATCGCGAGGCCACTGAGATGCAATTTGATGAAACAGGAAACCGTCGGCGCAAACACCGCTATGGAgacgaggaagaatttgaggCTGAACAGGAGGAAAGACGACGGAGAGCTGCGTTGGACCGCGAGTTCAAGGCCTTTGCGGAGAAGATTGCGGACGCTGGCAAGGACGAGGGGGTCGATGTCGATATTCCTTTCAGGGAAATTGGCTTTACCGGCGTCCCAAACCGGTCCAATGTCTTGATTCAGCCGACCACAGATGCCCTCGTTCAGCTCACTGAACCTCCTTTCACCACTGTCACGTTGAATGAAATCGAGATTGCCCATCTAGAGAGGGTTCAGGTATTGTTTTCCGCCTATTACTATTTGTCGGCATGGTTTGCTAATTCGTGCGTAGTTTGGACTTAAAAACTTCGACATGGTCTTCGTTTTTAAGGATTTCCGCCGCACTCCTGTTCACATCAACACGATTCCTGTTGAGGCACTTGAGGGTGTTAAGGACTGGCTTGATTCTGTTGACATTGCATTCACCGAGGGTCCGCTCAACCTGAATTGGACCACGATCATGAAGACGGTCGTCAGCGATCCGTACGGCTTCTTTGCCGATGGCGGGTGGTCTTTCTTATCAGCCGAGTCGGACTCTGAGAATGGTTCagatgaggaagaggagTCGGCTTTCGAGTTGTCAGATTCGGAGCTTGCAGCTGGAGACGAGAGTTCGGAGGAAGACAGCGAATTTGATGACGACGCGAGTGCCGATGCCAGCGAGGAAGACTTCAGTGGCGAGGAGGAGAGTGGCGAGGACTGGGACGCGCTTGAGGAAAAGGCGAAACGTAAAGACAAGGAGACCGACCATGATGACAATGACCGCGGGATCAAACGCAAGCGCTAATCGACTATTGTTGCTGGGGCACCAAAAGACTTCGTCTTACTTCCTTTGTTGCACTTTGTGTTTCAATCGATGGGCAAGTTAAGTCGGCTACGTATGCCTTGCTTATCTCTGGATTGGACTTTCAAATGCGTATGATTTGGCTCAAGCCCACGGCGGATGGGAAATCATGGTGTTGATCGGGAAGAAACTAGTCTCTCAACGTCTCGTTGCTGTACTGTATCCCAATAATTACGCTTGCTATTCGTTCAAGGAATCTTTAGACAGATAGCATTACTCTAAATCGCAAAAACTAACTACGGTAACAGGCCGGCTAGATTCTGACCTTGCGTATCCTATGTGGACATGTGGCTGCGAATGAACTCCACACGGAGCCTGTGTTGAAATGTTTGTCAACGCTATTTTCCCTCACGCATGGATATCCACATACTTCGCATGCGCGCTCCTTGTCCGGGTGTAAAGCGCTCATAACATACATCTGATGAATAATCCATGAAGTCATGGATCGCATCCAGCCCAGGGGAGTCCGGACACGAATTCTTCTGGGCAGGGCACCCATCTGTCGGGGTGGACTGTTGTGGTGTGTCACTTATGTGGTCGCCAGGATCATCTGCAGAACAAGATTCCCCCTGGAATGTGTGCAAAAGGCCATGCCAGTGTCCAATCTCGTGAATAACAGTTCCACCTCGATTATAAAGATCCAAGGAGCCACCGGGCATTGTTTTGGCCAAAACATTGCAGCCATCCTTGACATAGTGAGAAGCCGGGCTACTAGCATTGACACTCGGATCAGGCAAGGTGCAGAATCCAAGAACGCTCGATGTCAGGTCATTATTGGTGGCTGCACCCCTGTACCCGAAGGCGCGTCCTGTCTGTCCAGGTGAGGCCTGGAGATCGGTTTGGAAGTAAACGTTTAACGTTCGATAGCTTCCTTTTCGCAGAGTGGTTTTCATTGCTATATCATCCGCGTTACTTGCCCATTTATCATTGACATGACGAGTCACACCTTGCAGTCGGTAGGAAATGCCAGAATCTGCATAAGATTGTTGTAGAATAGAAAGCTGTAGGCAAATTAAAATTTAGCACTGAGATGCCAGTCGAAAAAGCAGCAACTGACTTGaagattgatcatatcaTCAGTGACTTGGGTAGACTCCGACTTGCGGCTAACGATGTGGAACCAGGTCTCAATCTCGATCGGAAGCTTCCTGGCCTGCGAGATGGCGGGATCGGCTTCATCCGACTTGAGACGCCCTAGCTCGTGCAAGAAATCCTCACCGGGGTCTTCAGTAGCACAGGTGCCTCTTTTCTGGACAGCAAATGGGCTGCACCGAATCTGCAGAAAAAGAGTGACAAGAACGACGAGTTGGAAAAATGAGTGACGGACCATGATGCATTGTGTCGAGATGATTCCCCTCCTCACGCCTGTTCCAAAAGAAAGTAAGAGCGGGCGaagaaccaaaaaagaaCCATCAATCTAACGGTTGACCATAGTTGGCGCGGCGGGATCATAAAACCTGATCGATTCCATTAAGAATGCTGCGTCATGCGGGAATGCATGTCTTGGGCAAGGGGCACGAGCATGTAAACGATCGCAGGAAATAAAACGATTGGTATGTTAGAAGTTCAGGGATGAGGTCATTGAGCACAGAAAATATTTACATGGGCATGTtgaaacaagaagaaaacgccagaaaaaaaaaaaccgaagaaaggaagagaaggtcTAAGGGGCATTATCCCGTCCCGTGGCAATAGCAGTGCTCGGTTGATTTGAATCCCAAGTAAGATAAGTGTGGTCGCCAAGTTTTCTGGTCAAGGAAGTTAGTTGTTTGAAATTTCTATTCCGAAAGAGAATAAAGAAAGAATCATACCTCGGACGCACCAAGTGCGCGACAGTAAACAAAGCCCCGAGAATAACGCAGATTCCTCCAACAACCACATAAGCGATTCCCATAAACGGATTCTTACCTCCCAGCACTGTTCGGGTAGAGATCAAGATCGACTTGGTTCCATCGTATTCAGTGACATTAAAGCCTAAATAGTTTAGTAAAATTTGGACGAGGCGGCAGTAGTTTAACACATACGATCAACAATGTCGATGGAGTATTTTGCAGCAGGCATGCCATGGGTATCATTACGGCGGGAGAGCTTGCTGAACGATGGCAAACCAGCCGTTCTCATCCAAACCATGAAGGCTTCATTTTCATGTAAATTGGGATCCTCTTTGTAGACACCGTTCTCGCTGGCCCAGACCCAGTTTGGTGGCGGCAGTACGTCATCCATATTGTACTTTGTGTTTTTGATGAGTTTCTTGTCACTTTCCCACGCAATGCCTTTAGTGGTCATTTCGTAGTATTGTTTGTCGTTCTCAGAGGCATTCGGATCTAGGATTTGGGGCTTCCCAATTGTGTCGTTGAAAAATGAGTTTGCAATCAGTCCGCAGGGATAGTATACCTTCCGAGCCGTGGTATTGACCGCTAGGGGATCACATGTGCCACCCTTGATTGTACTGTAGGAGACCGCATCTCCTTTCAGCTGATTCAAATCGAGGGACTGAACATATCGGCGGTGGTTTTGATAAAAGTTAGTAAGGCGGTAATACATGAAAACCGGTGCTGGAAGCTCGTTCGGAACCTCGAAAAGAAGAGTGCAAGTAACGGTGCCCGAGTCAGACTCGTTGATAGACTTGCGCCAAGTTGGTGCTGATATGGCTTTAGAAGACTTGAAGGTCGCCGAATAATGAGGAACGGAAGCATAGCTGTCGGTCGGTGCCTGTCTGGAGCAGTCGGAGTAATCGATGGAAATTTCTTGGACCTAGAACACACAGCTGGTCAGAGCTGTTCTATGAAGGGGGTGCTGGAACGAGGCATACTAGTGAACTTGCCCAGAGGAGAACACCACCAATCGGGGCAAAGATAACGCCGACGATAAAAAACAGAGGTAGAACGCTTTTAGGGGTTAAGATAGGTCTAGTGGAAGGTTAGCACGGTAGTCCAGGTGCAGATACACGAATCCCAAGCTCACTGCCATGCTTTCAATCTTTGCTGGCGGAAAGCAGTATCTGGTACGAACAACTTAGTTGTGACCAAAGGTTGATGAGATCCCAGAACCTACTGGCTGGTCGGCGAGACTTTGGCTTCTTATCGCCATCCCCCCTTGCACGCTCCTGTTCCTCAATGGACTCAGCACGAGTCACCTCCTGAGACATGGCTTCTGACCAGGATTATTTCAAAGAGGAAATTGGATGGTCCAGATTGGAGTGAAGCGGAAAGAAGATTCAAGGGATACGTCAAAAAAAGGTGGCGCCGGGCTGTCGGAGGAACACGGTTGCGCCCCACCGCTTTATTTTGGTTTCGATCAGAAACTACATCGGTATCAAGCTGACATTTCGACTGGTGGCTAATGTAAATTAACGGAATAAAGATTATACGTCTTGTTTGCGGTTTATTAATAGCATGTCATTTACAAGTATGCCTCGATTTCATTTCAATTCATTGTGATGTAGGAGAACCATACCATCAGGTCTTATCCTATGTGCTATTGCCTATttgaaaaaggaagaaggaaTAGAAGAACAAGTCGTAAATTCCATCGCAatagaaaaaagaaaacaccTGTGGCTAGCCGAGCCTGCCATTCTAGACCAAAGCGAAACGGAATTAAAACACCCATACGCCATGTAACCAGCAATCAaagttggaaaaaaaaagaccaaatCCCATGAGGTGTCTGTATGCAAAACAAGCAAGTCAAGAAAGGGGGGAATCtcagaaggaaaagaaaaagaaagaagaacgTGTCATGACGAGTCGTAAGAGCAAAATAGCAATTGAAAAGGAAACCGAAAGGCCAACAAGTGAGATGGTTTGATCCAGGGAACACCCATCCATGTATGATGTCTTGGCCAGGTTCAGAGAGCTGAGAGCACCCAAGTATGAATTAAGAGACGAGGGCTGTATTTCGCAGTAATAAGACACTGGGATGGAGGGGTCAGTTATTGCGAACGGTGTTTTTGATGGCTCAGCTCGTGATGGGAGGCGACACACGGGCTTTGTTGAATTGGCGGAATCATTATTAACGGTACCATCAGAATATTTAACCTGCAATATCATGCTAGGTACTGGTGGAAATGTTCAGCTTTAAACCAACCCACACGTTCGTAAGCGGTCCAAAGTTTGCTGGCTTTATTGACATCGATCTTGCAAGCCTGCTGCGCATCTGTTTTGCGAAACTCTTTGCCAACGCCAAGAGCTCGAACTCGAGCTTCAAAAATTCGACGCTTGCTGCATAGGTAAGTCGCACATGAAAGTCTCAGGGTGGAGGCTAGACTGAGCTCGGCGGGACAGAGATTGTTTCTGTCCGGGTCATTGCTCAAATCTAACATCTGCCCCTTCCAATCGGCCTTCAATGCTTTGGCATTACTGCCTAGCGTGTCTACCGGGGGTGAATAGTCCCTGAGTGAGTGATAATCGGTGTCATCGCGATTCGAACCCAAGGCACGCGGTTTGGTAAGCGGAGTTTGGGGGGGATCGAAGTTATCAAACACCTGCTGCTTAGGTGTGGATTTAGGGGTACGTTTGACCCGGCTTCGCTGCACGCGCGGTTGAGTTCCTGATCTTTTAACTGGAGCAGGAGCAATCTTCTTCAACTTTGGTTCGTAGTTTCCTGAGCGATAGCGGTTCATCATGGCCATTTGGCGCTCCAGCGTCTCCCGTTCCTCTCGGGCCCAAGCACCCGGATTTCGATTGTACTGGGTTGAAACAATGGGAACACAAGAGAGCGCTAGGAGATATTCATCTCGTGTGGGTTTATTCAACTTATTGCGAAAAATTGCCATGTGTGATTTCATGTGCTCTTCCACAAGTGCCTCCGCAGATGGTGGGTGAACGGGGCCGAACAACGGCTCATCCGTGGCAACGTCAGTAACGGAATCCTGAGGGGGGAAAAGAACAGGGTCCCTGGGGGATCCCATTTCCCTTTCAATTTGGTCCGAGACGTGGGAATTGCTCTTCTTGTTCCCCGTGTAGGGAGTTACAGGTGGCGAAGGGAGGTCCACCTCTGACTGCGTCCGCTTTCGATCAGCTGAGATGGGTGGAAGTTGTATGTCATGAGCGGAAGCATCTCGAGGCTTTGCAAACGGTGAAAGCGAGACAGAAAAGCTCTCGAGAGGCTTGGTCTCTGGGGGTGACATGAGGCTAGAAACGGATGGGAGACGGTGCATAGCGGTCGGCTGTTTGGCTGGCTGCCAGCCAGTAGACGAAGTCATTTCAGATTAAATACCGTTAAGCCAACGGCAATTGGCAAAGAGAGGTTAAAGTAGTCAATGGTGTCCAGGCCTAAGGTATCCGGAAAGATAAGGGGGAGGGGATGAATACACCAGGAATGGTGGGAAGATGGATGGCGAAAGTTGATGAGCGAGTGTTTATGGAAGTCAATGGAAGTTGAATCACCAGGCAAATACAAGTGATTTGTCAGGTCTGCCTCTTTGTCTCTCTTGAGTGGCGATAAGCCAATATGACCTAAGTCTCGGCGTTAAGGCTCCAATGGCCC
Above is a window of Penicillium digitatum chromosome 2, complete sequence DNA encoding:
- a CDS encoding Mitochondrial carrier protein, putative — protein: MNSPIASILLEPHLGELPGSSRRISRNDAATGASAAGVRALSAQIVAFYFRAPIKAFFRMRVDYMAFARAVNPRVAEGKWSLHTTTPGLLIHAVRTYGWRFIPNQVLPPLMANAGVGAVLYTSYLQGLGALHEPVSQGVKRVWPPAPPSATFAAGFIAGTIQSIVAAPLDALQVRFQTSDMLEGQYRSMWHYGHHKLKQIGLRGVFAGWSLSFMRDSLGYAVFFSSFEYIKSQSYYSFVTWYYGSLQVDRVGILSSSESSNRGVPLIKPHYALEPCFLMMAGVVASIAQQTIQHPLSRIQDLHLGRLEYLDHQASFIPSRQKMIRLYYHAYQETFKRCKRKAARAGGWPSWLFRGFIGSSLRQVPSTSAGLIIFELVRRRYANPADTVHIQSDGYDILLT
- a CDS encoding Peptidase M24, structural domain, which translates into the protein MADEIVIDNNNFFNRLFSFYASWKADRRSGNALFGNAGSIVILMGKTDEENSFQKNNAMHFWLLGYEFPATLFVLTAEAIYVVTTAKKAKHLEPLKEGRIPVEILVTAKDPESKTKAFDKCLDIIKGAGNKVGTLPKNTASGPFADEWKRAFAELSKEVEEVDIAPALSAAFAIKDSDELVSIRNASRACSGLMSEYFVDEMSRLLDEEKKMTHKALAAKVDAKIDDGKFFNKLARLPSEFDSQQIDWAYGPVIQSGGAYDLKLTATPDNKNLEPGIILSSFGIRYKTYSSLIGRTYLVDPTKSQEANYALLLSLHEATMKEVRDGVVAKDVYNKALSLVRTKKPELEGHFVKNVGAGIGIELRDANMVLNAKNNRVLKNGMTLSITIGLTDVKDPDSKNAKNGGYSMVITDTVRVGESGPHIFTKDAGIDMDSISFYFGDEEEPEKPVKEKKEAKSGATAGRNVTRTKLRAERPTQVNEGAEARRREHQKELAAKKTKEGLDRFTGTTGDENGVAQKKFKRFESYKRDNQLPTKVKDLTVYVDLKTSTVIVPIMGRPVPFHINTIKNASKSDEGEYAYLRINFLSPGQGVGRKDDQPFEDLSAHFVRNLTLRSKDNDRLARVAQDITELRKTALRREQEKKELEDVVEQDKLVEIRNRRPVKLPDVYLRPPLDGKRVPGEVEIHQNGLRYLSPFRNEHVDVLFSNVKHLFFQPCAHELIVLIHVHLKTPIMIGKRKTKDIQFYREATEMQFDETGNRRRKHRYGDEEEFEAEQEERRRRAALDREFKAFAEKIADAGKDEGVDVDIPFREIGFTGVPNRSNVLIQPTTDALVQLTEPPFTTVTLNEIEIAHLERVQFGLKNFDMVFVFKDFRRTPVHINTIPVEALEGVKDWLDSVDIAFTEGPLNLNWTTIMKTVVSDPYGFFADGGWSFLSAESDSENGSDEEEESAFELSDSELAAGDESSEEDSEFDDDASADASEEDFSGEEESGEDWDALEEKAKRKDKETDHDDNDRGIKRKR
- a CDS encoding Extracellular metalloprotease, encoding MVRHSFFQLVVLVTLFLQIRCSPFAVQKRGTCATEDPGEDFLHELGRLKSDEADPAISQARKLPIEIETWFHIVSRKSESTQVTDDMINLQLSILQQSYADSGISYRLQGVTRHVNDKWASNADDIAMKTTLRKGSYRTLNVYFQTDLQASPGQTGRAFGYRGAATNNDLTSSVLGFCTLPDPSVNASSPASHYVKDGCNVLAKTMPGGSLDLYNRGGTVIHEIGHWHGLLHTFQGESCSADDPGDHISDTPQQSTPTDGCPAQKNSCPDSPGLDAIHDFMDYSSDVCYERFTPGQGARMRSSVWSSFAATCPHRIRKVRI
- a CDS encoding LEM3/CDC50 family protein, whose translation is MSQEVTRAESIEEQERARGDGDKKPKSRRPANTAFRQQRLKAWQPILTPKSVLPLFFIVGVIFAPIGGVLLWASSLVQEISIDYSDCSRQAPTDSYASVPHYSATFKSSKAISAPTWRKSINESDSGTVTCTLLFEVPNELPAPVFMYYRLTNFYQNHRRYVQSLDLNQLKGDAVSYSTIKGGTCDPLAVNTTARKPQILDPNASENDKQYYEMTTKGIAWESDKKLIKNTKYNMDDVLPPPNWVWASENGVYKEDPNLHENEAFMVWMRTAGLPSFSKLSRRNDTHGMPAAKYSIDIVDRFNVTEYDGTKSILISTRTVLGGKNPFMGIAYVVVGGICVILGALFTVAHLVRPRKLGDHTYLTWDSNQPSTAIATGRDNAP
- a CDS encoding SWIRM translates to MHRLPSVSSLMSPPETKPLESFSVSLSPFAKPRDASAHDIQLPPISADRKRTQSEVDLPSPPVTPYTGNKKSNSHVSDQIEREMGSPRDPVLFPPQDSVTDVATDEPLFGPVHPPSAEALVEEHMKSHMAIFRNKLNKPTRDEYLLALSCVPIVSTQYNRNPGAWAREERETLERQMAMMNRYRSGNYEPKLKKIAPAPVKRSGTQPRVQRSRVKRTPKSTPKQQVFDNFDPPQTPLTKPRALGSNRDDTDYHSLRDYSPPVDTLGSNAKALKADWKGQMLDLSNDPDRNNLCPAELSLASTLRLSCATYLCSKRRIFEARVRALGVGKEFRKTDAQQACKIDVNKASKLWTAYERVKYSDGTVNNDSANSTKPCLITAKYSPRLLIHTWVLSAL